A DNA window from Buttiauxella agrestis contains the following coding sequences:
- the nuoK gene encoding NADH-quinone oxidoreductase subunit NuoK, which produces MIPLQHGLILAAILFVLGLTGLVIRRNLLFMLISLEVMINAAALAFVVAGSYWGQADGQVMYILAISLAAAEASIGLALLLQLHRRRQSLNIDSVSEMRG; this is translated from the coding sequence ATGATTCCGCTGCAACATGGACTAATCCTTGCTGCCATTTTGTTCGTTCTTGGGCTGACTGGCCTGGTGATTCGTCGCAACCTGCTTTTCATGTTGATTAGCCTGGAAGTGATGATTAACGCCGCGGCGCTCGCGTTTGTGGTCGCCGGGAGTTATTGGGGCCAGGCTGACGGCCAGGTGATGTATATTCTCGCGATTAGCTTAGCTGCCGCCGAAGCCAGTATTGGCCTCGCGCTGTTATTGCAGCTCCATCGTCGTCGCCAGAGCCTGAATATCGATTCAGTAAGTGAGATGCGTGGATGA
- the nuoL gene encoding NADH-quinone oxidoreductase subunit L, producing MNLLWLTILLPFIGFLLLAFSRGRWSENLSATVGVGSIGLAALVTAIVGVDFFNNGQQAFTQPLWTWMSVGDFNIGFNLILDGLSLTMLSVVTGVGFLIHMYASWYMRGEEGYSRFFAYTNLFIASMVVLVLGDNLLLMYLGWEGVGLCSYLLIGFYYTDPKNGAAAMKAFVVTRVGDVFLAFALFILYNELGTLNFREMVELAPQHFAAGNQMLMWATLMLLGGAVGKSAQLPLQTWLADAMAGPTPVSALIHAATMVTAGVYLIARTHGLFLLTPEVLHLVGIVGAVTLVMAGFAALVQTDIKRVLAYSTMSQIGYMFLALGVQAWDAAIFHLMTHAFFKALLFLSSGSVILACHHEQNIFKMGGLRKSIPLVYICFLVGGAALSALPIITAGFFSKDEILAGAMANGHMNLMVAGLVGAFMTSLYTFRMIFIVFHGKEQIHAHALKGITHHLPLIVLLVLSTFVGAMIVPPLAGVLPATTELAHGSVLTLEITSGVVAIAGILIAAWLWLGKRTLVTAIANSAPGRFFGTWWFHAWGFDWLYDKVFVKPFLGIAWLIKSDPLNSLMNIPAVLSRFAGRGLLVSENGYLRWYVASMSIGAVVVLGLLLVLR from the coding sequence ATGAACCTTCTCTGGTTAACCATTCTTTTGCCTTTTATTGGCTTTTTATTGTTGGCGTTCTCTCGTGGCCGTTGGTCAGAAAACCTTTCTGCCACGGTTGGAGTTGGCTCAATCGGCCTTGCGGCGTTAGTCACCGCGATTGTCGGCGTTGATTTCTTCAACAACGGGCAACAAGCCTTCACGCAGCCTCTGTGGACCTGGATGTCAGTCGGTGATTTCAATATCGGCTTTAATCTGATCCTCGACGGTTTGTCACTGACCATGCTGTCTGTGGTGACGGGCGTTGGCTTCCTGATCCACATGTACGCTTCCTGGTATATGCGCGGCGAAGAGGGCTACTCCCGCTTCTTCGCCTACACCAACTTGTTTATTGCGAGCATGGTCGTTCTGGTGCTTGGCGATAACCTGTTGCTGATGTATCTCGGTTGGGAAGGCGTGGGTCTGTGCTCGTATCTGCTGATTGGTTTCTACTACACCGATCCGAAGAACGGCGCGGCGGCCATGAAAGCGTTCGTTGTGACCCGCGTGGGCGACGTGTTCCTCGCTTTCGCACTGTTCATTCTTTACAACGAACTGGGCACGCTGAACTTCCGTGAAATGGTTGAACTGGCACCGCAGCACTTTGCGGCTGGCAACCAAATGCTGATGTGGGCAACCCTGATGCTGTTAGGCGGCGCGGTAGGTAAATCTGCGCAGTTGCCTTTACAGACCTGGCTTGCGGATGCAATGGCTGGCCCAACGCCAGTTTCAGCGCTGATCCACGCGGCAACCATGGTTACCGCAGGTGTCTACCTGATTGCGCGTACTCACGGCCTGTTCCTGTTAACACCTGAAGTGCTGCATTTGGTGGGTATCGTAGGTGCAGTGACGCTGGTGATGGCAGGCTTTGCGGCACTGGTGCAAACCGATATCAAACGTGTGCTCGCGTACTCGACCATGAGCCAGATTGGCTACATGTTCCTGGCACTGGGCGTACAAGCGTGGGATGCGGCGATTTTCCACCTGATGACGCACGCTTTCTTCAAAGCGTTGCTGTTCCTGTCGTCTGGTTCGGTGATTCTTGCCTGCCACCACGAACAAAACATCTTCAAAATGGGTGGCCTGCGTAAGTCCATTCCGCTGGTGTATATCTGCTTCCTGGTCGGCGGTGCTGCGTTGTCTGCTCTGCCAATCATTACTGCGGGCTTCTTCAGTAAAGATGAGATTCTGGCCGGTGCGATGGCAAATGGTCATATGAACCTGATGGTTGCAGGTCTGGTCGGTGCGTTTATGACCTCGCTGTATACCTTCCGTATGATCTTCATCGTCTTCCACGGTAAAGAGCAGATTCACGCGCATGCGCTTAAAGGCATCACTCACCACCTGCCGCTGATTGTGCTGCTGGTGTTGTCCACTTTCGTGGGGGCAATGATTGTTCCGCCATTAGCGGGCGTCCTGCCAGCGACCACAGAGCTTGCTCATGGTAGCGTGCTGACGCTGGAGATTACTTCAGGCGTTGTGGCTATCGCCGGCATCCTGATTGCAGCATGGCTGTGGCTGGGCAAACGCACTCTGGTGACCGCCATTGCTAACAGCGCACCGGGCCGCTTCTTCGGTACCTGGTGGTTCCATGCCTGGGGCTTCGATTGGCTGTATGACAAAGTCTTTGTTAAGCCATTCCTCGGTATCGCCTGGTTGATTAAGAGCGATCCGCTGAATTCACTGATGAACATTCCGGCAGTTCTTTCCCGCTTTGCAGGTCGCGGTCTGTTGGTGAGCGAGAACGGTTATCTTCGCTGGTATGTGGCATCAATGAGTATCGGCGCGGTGGTTGTTCTGGGCTTGCTGCTGGTCTTGCGCTAA
- the nuoM gene encoding NADH-quinone oxidoreductase subunit M gives MLLPWLILIPFIGGFLCWQTERFGVKVPRWIALVTMGLTLALSLQLWLAGGYTLTQSAGLPQWQSEFVLPWIPRFGIEIHLALDGLSLLMVVLTGLLGVLAVLCSWNEIEKYQGFFHLNLMWILGGVIGVFLAIDMFLFFFFWEMMLVPMYFLIALWGHKASDGKTRITAATKFFIYTQASGLVMLIAILGLVFVHYNSTGVWTFNYEQLLHTEMSSSVQWLLMLGFFIAFAVKMPVVPLHGWLPDAHSQAPTAGSVDLAGILLKTAAYGLLRFALPLFPEASAEFAPIAMWLGVIGIFYGAWMAFAQTDIKRLIAYTSVSHMGFVLIAIYTGSQLAYQGAVIQMIAHGLSAAGMFIICGQIYERLHTRDMRLMGGLWNKIKWLPGLSLFFAVATLGMPGTGNFVGEFMILFGSYRVVPMITIISTFGLVFASVYSLAMIHRAYFGKAKSEISDKQLAGMSLREFFIILLLVVLLVLLGFYPQPILDTSHSAMSNIQQWFTSSIPTTRP, from the coding sequence ATGCTATTACCCTGGCTGATACTAATCCCCTTTATTGGCGGCTTCCTCTGCTGGCAGACTGAACGTTTCGGCGTAAAAGTGCCGCGTTGGATCGCGCTGGTAACGATGGGGCTGACACTGGCTCTCTCTTTGCAACTGTGGTTAGCCGGTGGCTACACACTGACGCAATCCGCAGGTTTGCCGCAGTGGCAGTCTGAATTTGTTTTGCCGTGGATCCCACGCTTTGGGATTGAAATCCATCTGGCGTTGGATGGCCTGTCACTGCTGATGGTGGTCCTCACCGGTCTGCTCGGCGTGCTGGCGGTACTCTGTTCCTGGAATGAAATCGAAAAATATCAGGGCTTTTTCCACCTCAACCTGATGTGGATCCTCGGTGGCGTTATCGGCGTGTTCCTTGCCATCGACATGTTCCTGTTCTTCTTCTTCTGGGAAATGATGCTGGTGCCGATGTACTTCCTGATTGCACTGTGGGGCCACAAAGCCTCCGACGGGAAGACGCGTATCACCGCTGCGACCAAGTTCTTCATCTACACCCAGGCAAGCGGCCTGGTGATGTTGATTGCCATTCTTGGTCTGGTGTTCGTGCATTACAACTCAACCGGCGTCTGGACATTTAACTACGAGCAATTGCTGCACACTGAAATGTCCAGCAGCGTTCAATGGTTACTGATGCTGGGCTTCTTCATTGCGTTTGCGGTGAAAATGCCAGTGGTTCCATTGCACGGTTGGCTACCCGATGCGCACTCCCAGGCACCGACGGCGGGTTCTGTTGACCTCGCAGGTATCTTGCTGAAAACCGCGGCCTACGGTCTGCTGCGTTTCGCACTGCCGCTGTTCCCGGAAGCGTCTGCTGAGTTTGCACCTATCGCGATGTGGCTGGGTGTCATCGGTATCTTCTACGGCGCGTGGATGGCCTTCGCACAAACCGACATCAAACGTCTGATTGCTTATACCTCCGTTTCCCACATGGGCTTCGTGTTGATTGCCATTTATACCGGCAGCCAACTGGCTTACCAGGGTGCGGTAATTCAGATGATTGCGCACGGTCTTTCTGCGGCCGGTATGTTCATCATCTGTGGTCAGATTTACGAGCGTCTGCACACTCGTGATATGCGTCTGATGGGTGGCCTGTGGAACAAAATTAAATGGCTGCCAGGTCTGTCGCTGTTCTTTGCAGTGGCAACGCTGGGTATGCCGGGTACCGGTAACTTCGTTGGCGAATTTATGATTCTGTTCGGCAGCTACCGTGTCGTGCCAATGATTACGATTATCTCGACCTTCGGTCTGGTCTTTGCCTCTGTATATTCTCTGGCGATGATTCATCGTGCTTACTTCGGTAAAGCGAAAAGTGAAATCAGTGATAAACAACTGGCAGGCATGTCGCTGCGCGAGTTCTTTATCATCCTGTTGCTGGTGGTGTTGTTAGTCCTGTTGGGCTTCTACCCGCAGCCAATTCTGGATACTTCGCATTCCGCGATGAGCAATATTCAGCAGTGGTTTACCAGTTCAATTCCAACTACAAGGCCGTAA
- the nuoN gene encoding NADH-quinone oxidoreductase subunit NuoN — MTITPQQLIALLPLLVVGLTVVVVMLSIAWRRDHFVNATLAVIGLNAALVSLWFVGQAGAMDVTPLMRVDGYAMLYTGLVLLASLATCTFAYPWLQGYTDNREEFYLLVLIAALGGILLANANHLAALFLGIELISLPLFGLIGYAFRQKRSLEASIKYTILSAAASSFLLFGMALVYAESGDLSFVSLGKSLADNMLHEPLLLAGLGLMIVGLGFKLSLVPFHLWTPDVYQGAPAPVSTFLATASKIAIFGVVMRLFLYAPVGDSEAVRVVLGIIAFASIIVGNLMALSQTNIKRLLGYSSIAHLGYLLVALIALQSGDMSMESVGVYLAGYLFSSLGAFGVVSLMSSPYRGPDADSLYSYRGLFWHKPILSAVMTVMMLSLAGIPMTLGFIGKFYIIAVGVQSHLWWLTGAVVLGSAIGLYYYLRVTVSLYLNAPQQPGRDAPTNWAFTAGGVVVLISAVLVLLLGVYPQPLITLVRMATPMM; from the coding sequence ATGACTATAACTCCTCAACAATTGATCGCGCTGCTACCGCTGCTCGTCGTCGGATTGACGGTGGTGGTTGTGATGCTCTCCATAGCGTGGCGACGCGACCATTTTGTCAATGCAACACTGGCAGTAATCGGCCTGAATGCCGCACTCGTTTCACTGTGGTTTGTTGGCCAGGCTGGCGCAATGGACGTCACGCCGCTGATGCGCGTTGATGGCTATGCGATGCTTTACACCGGTTTGGTTTTGCTGGCGAGCCTTGCGACTTGTACGTTTGCTTATCCGTGGTTGCAAGGTTATACCGACAACCGCGAAGAGTTTTACTTACTGGTATTGATTGCCGCTCTCGGCGGTATTCTGCTGGCTAACGCAAACCACCTGGCCGCGTTGTTCCTCGGTATCGAGCTGATTTCTCTGCCGTTGTTCGGTTTGATTGGTTACGCTTTCCGCCAGAAACGCTCGCTGGAAGCCAGTATCAAATACACTATTCTGTCTGCCGCAGCGTCTTCATTCCTGCTGTTCGGTATGGCGCTGGTGTATGCGGAATCTGGCGACCTGTCGTTTGTGAGCCTCGGTAAGAGCCTCGCCGATAACATGCTGCATGAACCGCTGCTGCTGGCGGGTCTGGGTCTGATGATTGTTGGCCTTGGCTTTAAACTGTCGCTGGTTCCGTTCCACCTGTGGACACCAGACGTTTACCAGGGCGCACCGGCTCCGGTTTCCACCTTCCTGGCCACTGCCAGCAAAATCGCCATCTTTGGTGTGGTGATGCGTCTGTTCCTCTACGCGCCAGTTGGCGATAGCGAAGCAGTGCGTGTGGTGCTGGGGATTATCGCCTTCGCTTCTATCATCGTCGGCAACCTGATGGCGTTGAGCCAGACCAACATCAAGCGCCTGCTGGGTTACTCGTCTATCGCGCACCTGGGTTATCTGCTGGTGGCTCTGATTGCGCTGCAAAGCGGCGATATGTCGATGGAATCCGTTGGTGTGTATCTGGCCGGTTATCTGTTCAGCAGCCTCGGTGCCTTCGGTGTTGTCAGCCTGATGTCCAGCCCGTACCGTGGACCGGATGCTGATTCGCTGTACTCCTACCGTGGTCTGTTCTGGCACAAGCCGATTCTGTCTGCGGTGATGACCGTGATGATGCTGTCTTTGGCGGGTATCCCAATGACACTGGGCTTCATCGGTAAGTTCTACATCATCGCCGTCGGCGTGCAGTCTCACCTATGGTGGCTGACCGGTGCTGTGGTGCTGGGTAGTGCGATTGGTCTTTACTACTATCTGCGTGTGACGGTGAGTTTGTATCTGAACGCACCGCAACAGCCAGGCCGTGATGCGCCAACAAACTGGGCATTTACTGCGGGCGGTGTTGTCGTGCTGATCTCCGCCGTGCTGGTGTTGTTGCTGGGTGTTTACCCGCAACCGCTGATTACGCTGGTGCGTATGGCGACACCGATGATGTAG
- the phrB gene encoding deoxyribodipyrimidine photo-lyase codes for MTTHLVWFRNDLRVNDNLALAAACRDPHARVVGLFIATPEQWRQHDMAPRQAEFIWQHVQSLSRALAQRGVELRIHEVADFNDCVEYLKSFCEQQHIDALFYNYQYELNERQRDAAVEKALGRDVVCQGFDDSVLLPPGSVTTGNNEMYKVFTPFSKAFIKRLHEGLPECVPAPKAREITLPKPELLREFDYPRQPIDESLFPIGEQQAINQLRQFCHQPVADYEQQRDFPAIDGTSRLSAYLATGVLSPRQCLHRLLKEHPQALEGGSGSVWLNELIWREFYRHLLVAYPKLCRHQPFISWTDNVVWRQDESQFLAWQQGKTGFPIVDAAMRQLNTTGWMHNRLRMVVASFLVKDLLCDWRRGERYFMSQLIDGDLAANNGGWQWAASTGTDAAPYFRIFNPTTQGERFDAQGEFIRRWLPELTDVPDKYIHTPWVWAEKQQLKLDYPRPIVEHKQARIATLAAYEAARKS; via the coding sequence ATGACCACGCATCTGGTCTGGTTTCGCAATGATCTACGGGTAAATGATAACCTGGCGTTAGCTGCCGCATGTCGTGACCCTCACGCTCGTGTCGTCGGTCTTTTTATTGCCACACCAGAGCAATGGCGGCAGCACGATATGGCGCCGCGTCAGGCCGAGTTTATCTGGCAACACGTGCAAAGTTTGTCTCGCGCACTTGCCCAGCGCGGCGTTGAGTTGCGGATTCATGAAGTGGCTGATTTTAATGACTGCGTTGAATACCTGAAGAGTTTCTGCGAACAGCAACACATCGACGCCCTGTTTTATAACTATCAATACGAACTTAATGAACGCCAGCGTGATGCAGCGGTTGAGAAGGCGCTGGGTCGGGATGTGGTTTGCCAGGGTTTTGATGACAGCGTATTACTGCCGCCCGGCAGCGTCACAACGGGCAATAACGAGATGTACAAAGTCTTCACGCCTTTTAGCAAAGCGTTTATCAAACGCTTGCACGAAGGTTTACCGGAATGTGTTCCGGCGCCGAAAGCACGTGAAATCACATTGCCTAAGCCAGAATTACTCCGCGAATTTGATTATCCCCGCCAGCCAATAGATGAAAGTTTGTTCCCCATCGGCGAACAGCAGGCGATTAACCAACTGCGCCAGTTTTGCCACCAGCCGGTTGCTGATTACGAGCAACAACGGGATTTCCCCGCCATCGACGGGACCAGCCGCTTATCGGCGTATCTGGCGACTGGTGTGCTGTCGCCGCGCCAGTGTTTACATCGTCTGCTAAAAGAACATCCCCAGGCGCTGGAGGGGGGAAGTGGGAGTGTCTGGTTAAACGAATTAATCTGGCGCGAGTTCTATCGCCATTTGCTGGTGGCGTATCCGAAACTTTGTCGCCATCAGCCATTTATCTCATGGACAGACAACGTTGTCTGGCGACAAGATGAATCGCAGTTTCTCGCCTGGCAGCAAGGTAAAACAGGTTTCCCGATTGTGGATGCGGCCATGCGCCAGCTCAACACCACAGGCTGGATGCACAACCGTTTACGCATGGTGGTGGCGAGTTTTCTGGTCAAAGATTTATTGTGTGACTGGCGGCGTGGTGAACGTTACTTTATGTCACAGCTGATTGATGGGGATCTCGCCGCAAACAATGGCGGCTGGCAGTGGGCAGCCTCCACAGGCACCGACGCGGCACCCTATTTTCGCATCTTCAACCCGACCACACAGGGTGAGCGTTTTGATGCGCAAGGGGAATTTATCCGCCGCTGGTTGCCTGAGCTGACTGATGTTCCGGATAAATATATTCATACGCCCTGGGTTTGGGCAGAAAAACAACAATTGAAGCTGGACTATCCACGCCCCATTGTTGAACATAAACAAGCACGTATCGCGACACTCGCCGCTTATGAAGCGGCCCGGAAATCTTGA
- a CDS encoding type 2 GTP cyclohydrolase I: MKNSELERLINEKLNSAAISDYAPNGLQVEGREEIRKIVTGVTASQALIDEAIRQQADAIIVHHGYFWKGESPVIRGMKRNRLKALLAHDINLFGWHLPLDAHPQLGNNAQLGALLGIETKGEIEPLVPWGEFPTPLSGVELASWIEMRLGRTPLWCGDTGPEHIRRVAWCTGGGQNFIDSAARFGVDAFITGEVSEQTIHSAREQGLHFYAAGHHATERGGIQALSDWLNSETDLDVTFIDIPNPA; the protein is encoded by the coding sequence ATGAAAAATAGCGAACTCGAACGTCTGATTAACGAGAAGCTCAATAGTGCTGCGATAAGCGATTACGCACCGAATGGTTTGCAGGTTGAAGGGCGCGAAGAGATTCGCAAAATTGTGACCGGCGTGACCGCAAGCCAAGCGCTGATTGATGAGGCGATACGCCAACAGGCAGACGCTATCATCGTTCACCATGGTTATTTCTGGAAAGGTGAATCGCCGGTGATTCGGGGCATGAAACGCAATCGCCTCAAAGCGCTGCTGGCTCACGATATCAATCTCTTCGGCTGGCACTTGCCGCTTGATGCGCATCCGCAACTCGGTAATAACGCGCAGCTTGGTGCGTTGCTGGGCATTGAAACCAAAGGTGAAATTGAGCCGCTGGTGCCCTGGGGAGAGTTCCCAACGCCACTTTCCGGCGTTGAACTGGCGTCATGGATTGAGATGCGTCTGGGGCGCACACCGCTATGGTGTGGCGATACCGGCCCGGAACACATTCGTCGCGTGGCCTGGTGTACGGGCGGCGGGCAAAACTTTATTGATAGCGCGGCCCGTTTTGGCGTCGATGCTTTCATTACCGGCGAAGTTTCAGAACAAACTATTCACTCGGCGCGCGAACAAGGTCTGCATTTCTATGCGGCTGGCCATCATGCTACTGAACGCGGCGGCATCCAGGCATTGAGCGACTGGCTGAACAGCGAAACCGATTTAGACGTCACCTTCATTGATATTCCGAACCCGGCATAA
- the pxpB gene encoding 5-oxoprolinase subunit PxpB, whose translation MQRARCYLLGESAVVLELEPPLSLESQQRIWGLTQRLLEAPSVSEVIPGMNNITVVLREPQSLALDGIERIQRWWEESEAMIPTSRCMEIPVIYGGSHGPDLAEVAGHCGLSVSQVVEQHAAVDYVVYFLGFQPGFAYLAGLAPTLVTPRRAEPRLMVPAGSVGIGGSQTGIYPLATPGGWQIIGQTSLKLFNPAEEKPTLLTPGDTVRFVPQKEGVC comes from the coding sequence GTGCAAAGAGCACGCTGTTATCTATTAGGCGAAAGCGCAGTGGTTCTCGAACTGGAGCCGCCATTATCACTGGAAAGTCAGCAACGTATCTGGGGATTGACCCAACGATTACTGGAAGCGCCTTCCGTCTCGGAAGTTATCCCCGGGATGAACAATATCACCGTCGTATTACGTGAGCCGCAGAGCCTGGCGCTGGATGGCATTGAACGCATCCAACGCTGGTGGGAAGAGAGTGAAGCCATGATACCCACTTCGCGCTGCATGGAAATTCCTGTGATTTACGGTGGCAGCCACGGGCCAGATTTGGCAGAAGTGGCCGGGCATTGCGGTTTATCGGTAAGCCAGGTGGTCGAACAACACGCGGCGGTTGATTACGTGGTCTATTTCCTCGGCTTCCAGCCAGGCTTTGCGTATCTGGCAGGGCTTGCGCCCACGCTTGTTACCCCACGACGCGCTGAACCGCGTTTGATGGTTCCTGCCGGTTCGGTGGGGATTGGCGGCAGTCAGACCGGAATTTACCCGCTGGCAACGCCGGGCGGTTGGCAGATTATTGGCCAGACGTCGTTGAAATTATTCAATCCGGCAGAAGAGAAACCGACATTATTAACCCCGGGTGATACCGTGCGCTTTGTGCCTCAAAAGGAGGGCGTGTGCTGA
- the pxpC gene encoding 5-oxoprolinase subunit PxpC, translated as MLKIIRAGMHMSVQDTGRYGYRQLGVSRCGALDAPALQIANLLVGNAPESAALEITLGHCVVEFTQDTWFALTGAGCHAELDGRAVWTGWRLPVKAGQQLKLKNPERGMRSYLAVAGGLDVPEVLGSYSTDLKAQVGGLEGRLLKDGDEIPVLPATRHFREARGVKQLLWGNRIRALAGPEYHEFTQTSQDEFWRLPWQLSPQSNRMGYRLQGQRLERTTDRELLSHGLLPGVVQVPHNGQPIVLMNDAQTTGGYPRIACVIEADMFNLAQIRLGEPVHFVQCTLEEALKARREQHIYLEQLAWRLNNED; from the coding sequence GTGCTGAAAATTATTCGTGCCGGGATGCACATGTCAGTGCAAGACACCGGGCGCTATGGCTATCGTCAATTAGGCGTGAGCCGCTGCGGTGCGCTTGATGCACCAGCGTTACAAATCGCTAATTTGCTGGTAGGAAATGCCCCGGAAAGCGCAGCGCTGGAAATCACGCTCGGCCATTGCGTCGTTGAGTTTACTCAGGATACCTGGTTTGCCCTGACCGGTGCGGGTTGCCATGCCGAGTTGGATGGCCGTGCGGTGTGGACGGGCTGGCGTTTGCCGGTGAAAGCGGGTCAGCAACTGAAGCTCAAAAACCCTGAGCGTGGCATGCGGAGTTATCTTGCTGTTGCGGGTGGGCTGGATGTGCCTGAGGTTCTGGGGTCGTACAGTACCGATCTTAAAGCGCAGGTGGGTGGCCTTGAAGGACGCTTACTGAAAGATGGCGATGAGATCCCTGTGCTACCCGCCACACGCCATTTCCGTGAAGCGCGGGGGGTGAAACAGCTGTTATGGGGAAATCGCATTCGGGCTCTGGCGGGACCGGAATATCATGAATTTACGCAAACTTCGCAAGATGAATTCTGGCGTCTGCCGTGGCAGTTAAGCCCCCAAAGTAACCGCATGGGCTATCGCTTACAGGGGCAGCGCCTGGAGCGCACCACTGACCGCGAGTTGCTGTCGCATGGCTTGTTACCCGGTGTGGTTCAGGTGCCGCATAACGGGCAGCCTATTGTGCTGATGAACGATGCCCAGACAACAGGCGGCTATCCGAGAATCGCCTGCGTAATTGAAGCCGATATGTTTAACCTGGCGCAAATACGACTCGGCGAACCCGTGCATTTTGTGCAATGCACGCTTGAGGAAGCGCTGAAAGCGCGTCGAGAGCAGCATATTTATCTCGAGCAACTGGCCTGGCGGCTGAATAACGAAGACTGA
- the nei gene encoding endonuclease VIII: protein MPEGPEIRRAADKLEAAVLGKPITAAWFAFPALKAFEQALVGQKVERIETRGKALLTHFSAGLTLYSHNQLYGVWHVVTSGEVPETNRVLRVKLQTADKSILLYSASDIEMLDADGLASHPFLLRVGPDVLDLSLSAEQVKERLLSARFRKRQFSGLLLDQAFLAGLGNYLRVEILWAVGLLAQHKAQDLTPGQLDKLSHALLDIPRHSYNTRGNVDENKHHGAIFSFKVFHRAGQKCERCGGIIEKTMLSSRPFYWCPGCQH from the coding sequence ATGCCAGAAGGCCCGGAAATACGACGAGCGGCGGATAAACTCGAAGCCGCGGTTTTAGGGAAGCCTATCACTGCGGCCTGGTTTGCCTTTCCTGCGTTAAAAGCGTTTGAACAGGCACTTGTCGGCCAAAAAGTTGAGCGTATCGAAACGCGCGGTAAAGCGTTACTGACGCATTTTTCTGCCGGTTTAACCCTCTATAGCCACAACCAGCTTTACGGCGTGTGGCACGTGGTTACTTCAGGGGAAGTGCCTGAAACTAACCGGGTGTTACGCGTTAAATTGCAGACAGCCGATAAATCCATTTTGCTCTATAGCGCCTCGGACATTGAAATGCTCGACGCAGACGGCCTGGCGAGCCATCCATTTTTGCTCCGCGTCGGCCCGGATGTGTTAGATCTCAGCCTGAGTGCTGAACAGGTTAAAGAGCGACTATTATCAGCAAGATTTCGCAAGCGGCAGTTCAGCGGTCTGCTGTTGGATCAGGCATTTCTGGCAGGATTAGGAAACTATCTGCGCGTTGAAATTCTTTGGGCGGTGGGGTTGCTGGCGCAGCATAAAGCGCAGGATTTAACCCCCGGGCAACTCGACAAACTTTCGCATGCACTGCTGGATATTCCGCGCCATTCCTACAATACGCGTGGGAATGTCGATGAAAATAAGCATCATGGGGCGATTTTTAGCTTTAAGGTGTTTCATCGGGCAGGGCAGAAGTGCGAGCGTTGCGGCGGCATAATCGAGAAAACAATGCTTTCATCCAGGCCATTTTATTGGTGCCCGGGCTGTCAGCATTAA